In Bremerella alba, one genomic interval encodes:
- a CDS encoding flagellar basal body L-ring protein FlgH yields the protein MKLPIACLVLLQLAVMSDVLVAQQGGPVSSLGRRNMPEGQIAQGMPYNGTTKDLSWMHRELPPPREVQIHDLIHIRVDERAQAFSDGEIDRKKTGQYAAILTDWIRLDGINSIKPAVQAEGDPRITGTLNQRLKSEAEMETSEGLKFTIAAEVQEILPNGTLKLEARKTITVNDEIWVYHLRGVCRTEDINPNNTVLSEHLADLTITKEDHGSVRDAYRRGWLLTLWDKVHWF from the coding sequence ATGAAACTTCCTATCGCATGCTTAGTACTGCTGCAATTGGCCGTCATGAGTGACGTCCTGGTTGCTCAACAAGGTGGGCCCGTTTCGAGTCTCGGACGGCGCAACATGCCCGAAGGACAAATCGCCCAAGGCATGCCCTACAACGGCACCACAAAAGACCTTAGCTGGATGCACCGCGAATTGCCTCCGCCTCGCGAAGTGCAAATCCACGACTTGATCCATATCCGCGTCGACGAACGAGCACAGGCCTTCTCCGACGGCGAAATCGATCGCAAGAAGACCGGCCAATACGCGGCCATTCTTACCGATTGGATTCGCCTGGATGGCATTAACTCGATCAAGCCTGCGGTTCAAGCAGAAGGCGATCCAAGAATCACCGGCACGCTCAACCAGCGTCTCAAGTCGGAAGCAGAGATGGAAACGTCCGAGGGCCTGAAGTTCACCATCGCCGCTGAAGTTCAAGAGATTTTGCCGAACGGCACACTCAAGCTGGAAGCCCGTAAGACGATCACCGTCAATGACGAGATCTGGGTCTATCACCTGCGGGGAGTCTGCCGCACTGAAGACATCAACCCGAACAATACGGTGTTAAGCGAACACTTGGCCGACCTGACGATCACGAAGGAAGATCACGGCTCGGTCCGTGATGCTTATCGCCGCGGTTGGCTTCTAACACTTTGGGATAAAGTTCACTGGTTCTAA
- the flgN gene encoding flagellar export chaperone FlgN: MPSTAEHSSPPLNLENETATFLLELSDVQADLLNVLHRKREQMVANDLEAMEQTMVSEQALLERLDQLRDSRQMLLADAQGKGLPADSMHSLAKALDEDQSGELAAKAHTAKDAMRHIQNETLTNFVLAQQTVLHLSQLLQIIATGGKLKPTYEAENASNQGGTLVDQDA, from the coding sequence ATGCCTTCCACTGCAGAACATTCATCACCGCCTCTTAATCTCGAAAACGAGACGGCGACCTTTCTGCTGGAACTTTCAGACGTCCAGGCCGACTTGCTGAACGTCCTACATCGTAAACGTGAGCAAATGGTTGCCAATGACTTGGAAGCCATGGAGCAAACCATGGTTAGTGAACAGGCACTGCTTGAGAGGCTTGATCAACTTCGCGATTCGCGCCAGATGCTCTTGGCCGATGCCCAAGGCAAGGGCTTACCAGCCGATAGCATGCACTCGCTAGCGAAAGCACTCGACGAAGATCAATCTGGCGAACTTGCGGCAAAAGCACACACCGCGAAAGATGCGATGCGTCATATACAGAACGAAACGTTGACTAATTTCGTGCTAGCCCAACAAACCGTGCTACATCTCTCGCAATTGCTACAAATCATTGCGACCGGAGGGAAACTTAAACCGACATATGAAGCGGAGAATGCCTCGAATCAGGGTGGAACCTTGGTGGACCAGGACGCTTAG
- the flgG gene encoding flagellar basal-body rod protein FlgG has translation MSVQTLYTAATGMQSMQTKLDVIANNLANVNTTGFKKDRANFEDLFYNHEVLPGNPDSTGNLTPTGTDVGLGVRVSSVQTDFDQGSFTSTDRPLDMLVEGEGFFQVLDPSGEIYYTRAGNFSVNANGQVVTGSAGIGRPIEPAIVIPQDATAVEVSPDGIVSVQQPGSTTLNEIGQIQLATFINPEGLLKLGENLYAETGASSAPITGNPQTNGLGQVRKGMLEASNVEPVQELIDLITTQRSFELNSQTIQAGDQILQLISNLRR, from the coding sequence ATGAGTGTTCAAACTCTATACACCGCAGCCACTGGCATGCAGTCGATGCAAACAAAGCTCGACGTCATCGCCAATAACCTGGCCAACGTGAACACGACCGGGTTTAAGAAAGATCGAGCCAACTTCGAGGACCTGTTCTACAATCATGAAGTTCTCCCTGGTAATCCAGACTCGACCGGCAACCTGACACCAACCGGTACTGACGTCGGCCTCGGCGTCCGCGTTTCCAGCGTCCAAACCGATTTCGACCAGGGCTCGTTCACCAGCACCGACCGACCACTCGATATGCTGGTCGAAGGAGAAGGGTTCTTTCAAGTTCTCGATCCGAGCGGTGAGATCTACTACACCCGGGCAGGAAATTTTTCTGTCAACGCCAATGGTCAAGTGGTTACCGGGTCGGCAGGCATCGGTCGCCCTATCGAGCCGGCGATCGTTATTCCCCAAGACGCCACAGCAGTCGAAGTCAGTCCCGACGGTATCGTTTCAGTCCAGCAGCCTGGGTCAACTACTTTGAACGAAATTGGCCAAATTCAGTTGGCAACGTTCATCAACCCGGAAGGCCTTCTGAAACTGGGTGAAAACCTTTACGCCGAAACGGGCGCTTCAAGTGCCCCCATTACCGGCAATCCCCAAACCAATGGATTGGGTCAAGTTCGTAAAGGGATGCTGGAAGCCTCGAATGTCGAACCAGTTCAAGAGTTGATCGACCTGATCACGACCCAGCGATCCTTTGAGTTGAACTCGCAGACGATTCAAGCCGGCGATCAGATCTTGCAACTCATCTCGAACCTACGTCGATAG
- a CDS encoding ComF family protein — MPQNSISSAVCDIGRTLAGLFLPGCCCLCSDEVVEYRNPKVLCPSCERERTGAKKCFRCSAVLSHANSLPSDDCPACHHLKLPFAEVSSIGNYEGLLGDAVLSAKSSRGRAAAWDLGQLLASELENRTEIEPWIVPVPMHWMRRIRRGTDTASILAKSIAHKTSWPYRRLVYCQRRLAKQSELPISARKKNVRNAFAVKGTVLPDRPIVLVDDIMTTGATLVELARILHKVGASDIRVAIVARSIPQYLNV; from the coding sequence ATGCCTCAGAATTCCATCTCTAGCGCGGTTTGCGACATCGGACGAACTTTGGCAGGGCTCTTCCTACCTGGCTGTTGCTGCCTATGCTCCGATGAAGTCGTCGAGTACCGAAACCCTAAAGTTCTCTGCCCGTCTTGCGAGCGGGAACGCACGGGGGCCAAGAAATGCTTCCGCTGCTCGGCCGTGCTATCACATGCGAACTCGCTTCCTTCGGATGATTGCCCGGCATGCCATCACCTAAAACTACCATTCGCTGAAGTCTCTTCAATAGGCAACTACGAAGGATTACTGGGCGACGCGGTGCTTTCAGCTAAAAGCAGCCGAGGTAGGGCAGCAGCATGGGATTTGGGACAACTACTGGCCAGTGAACTAGAAAATCGTACTGAGATCGAACCGTGGATCGTCCCTGTCCCCATGCATTGGATGCGTCGGATCCGACGCGGTACCGATACGGCTTCAATCTTGGCTAAATCCATTGCTCACAAAACAAGTTGGCCATACCGCAGACTCGTCTACTGCCAGCGTCGCTTGGCCAAGCAAAGCGAGTTGCCAATATCCGCTAGAAAGAAAAATGTACGCAATGCGTTTGCCGTAAAAGGGACAGTCTTGCCGGATCGTCCGATTGTGCTGGTAGACGACATTATGACGACCGGTGCAACGCTGGTTGAGCTTGCTCGCATTCTTCATAAGGTCGGAGCTTCGGATATCCGCGTCGCAATCGTTGCGCGTTCCATTCCCCAGTACCTTAACGTTTAA
- a CDS encoding flagellar hook-basal body protein, translated as MVYGLYISAEGAQAQSRRLEVIANNLANVDTPGFKNEFAILEARDSEAINQHLDSPGNGTINNIGGGVMVRDTQTNFKPGPITPTGNRDDIAIRGEGYFQIQHGDQVMLTRGGNFVFSPDGRLTTQEGYPVLSSDGDPVQVDPEAKAVHSGEYFNERGEAVIGGEAIPLAIAMPESNADLVKFGKNFFRSLGPVEQLPEEQRSAAPGMLERSSANPITEMMAMIETTRAYESNINMIKSQDEALGNLLGRVLRQT; from the coding sequence ATGGTTTATGGCCTGTATATTTCGGCAGAAGGGGCTCAAGCTCAATCACGGCGTTTAGAAGTGATTGCGAATAACTTGGCCAACGTCGACACACCAGGGTTCAAAAACGAATTTGCGATCCTCGAAGCTCGCGATTCGGAAGCCATCAACCAACATCTCGATTCGCCTGGTAACGGCACCATCAACAATATTGGCGGCGGGGTGATGGTTCGTGATACACAAACCAACTTCAAGCCTGGCCCCATTACTCCGACTGGCAACCGCGACGACATTGCTATCCGCGGAGAAGGATATTTCCAGATTCAACATGGCGATCAGGTCATGCTGACTCGCGGTGGCAACTTTGTATTTTCCCCTGATGGACGTCTTACGACGCAAGAAGGGTATCCGGTGTTGTCCAGCGACGGTGACCCTGTCCAAGTCGATCCAGAAGCGAAGGCCGTTCATAGCGGTGAATACTTCAACGAACGCGGCGAAGCGGTGATTGGCGGCGAAGCCATTCCTTTGGCCATTGCTATGCCAGAATCGAATGCCGACCTCGTGAAGTTCGGAAAAAACTTTTTTCGTTCGCTCGGTCCTGTCGAGCAACTTCCAGAAGAGCAACGCAGTGCTGCTCCTGGCATGCTCGAACGATCTTCCGCCAATCCCATTACGGAAATGATGGCCATGATCGAAACAACCCGAGCCTACGAATCCAATATCAACATGATCAAATCGCAAGATGAAGCCCTAGGCAATTTGCTTGGCCGCGTCCTGCGACAAACCTAA
- a CDS encoding flagellar basal body P-ring protein FlgI, with the protein MIPKLASLTIFALLVLAGASVEAQVSRTQYSSIDSQRFQINRPLSDFVRVKGQEGNYLQGVGLVVGLKGTGDSDLTPTHRALSLMLKHMGNNSGSGPGGEFLPEELKNIKNMALVLVRADVPAEGAEEGDFIDCEVSSLGAKSLAGGTLAISTLQGPNPHDKTVWALASGPVELATKAIPTRGYVMKGCRIEQAIRNPFVTQDGKIYLVINEGHKDWRMAQEIVFGVNNLEQNISRGTSGQIAKALDQKTIVISIPPQYKEEPVFFLSILMETPIVDSLLNNKVVINKHQKLIVIGSDVEIGPVVINHNGIKVETANPEASKFVTIDTQKQYATRLKDLEDALTTLKVPATDIIDIVEALHHQGKVYGELIYVN; encoded by the coding sequence ATGATTCCAAAACTCGCATCCCTGACAATCTTCGCTTTACTGGTACTTGCCGGAGCCTCGGTTGAAGCCCAGGTTTCTCGTACACAGTACAGCTCGATTGACTCGCAGCGATTCCAAATCAATCGCCCGCTATCTGACTTTGTTCGGGTAAAGGGTCAAGAAGGCAACTACTTGCAAGGAGTCGGCTTGGTGGTTGGCTTGAAGGGAACCGGAGATTCGGATCTGACTCCCACACACCGTGCATTATCGTTGATGCTCAAGCACATGGGCAACAACTCTGGTAGCGGCCCGGGTGGCGAATTCTTGCCGGAGGAATTGAAGAACATCAAAAATATGGCCTTGGTTCTCGTCCGTGCGGATGTTCCTGCCGAGGGTGCCGAGGAAGGGGACTTCATCGACTGCGAAGTTAGCTCTCTGGGAGCTAAAAGCCTGGCAGGCGGCACACTGGCAATCTCAACTTTGCAAGGCCCTAACCCCCATGACAAAACCGTTTGGGCACTAGCAAGTGGCCCCGTCGAACTGGCCACGAAAGCCATTCCCACGCGTGGCTACGTTATGAAAGGCTGTCGTATCGAACAGGCGATTCGCAACCCGTTCGTTACCCAGGACGGAAAGATCTACTTGGTAATCAATGAAGGACACAAAGACTGGCGGATGGCTCAGGAAATTGTCTTCGGAGTGAATAACCTGGAGCAAAACATTAGCCGAGGAACAAGCGGTCAGATCGCCAAGGCGTTGGACCAGAAGACGATCGTGATCTCGATTCCTCCTCAATATAAGGAAGAACCAGTTTTCTTTCTTTCCATTCTGATGGAAACCCCAATCGTTGATAGCCTGCTGAACAACAAGGTCGTCATCAATAAACATCAAAAGCTGATCGTGATTGGCAGTGATGTCGAGATCGGCCCTGTCGTGATCAATCATAACGGCATCAAGGTCGAAACGGCCAATCCGGAAGCCTCGAAGTTTGTCACCATCGACACACAGAAGCAGTACGCGACACGCCTGAAAGACCTGGAAGACGCCCTGACGACACTAAAAGTTCCAGCGACCGACATCATCGATATTGTCGAAGCTTTGCATCATCAAGGCAAAGTGTACGGCGAGCTGATTTACGTCAACTAA
- the flgA gene encoding flagellar basal body P-ring formation chaperone FlgA: MTIATLIRSLLSIMVALVISTAAMAQSSQVVLKSSSMIGGPLVRLGDVADIEVQDSNLREELTDMELMPAPGKDHSTYLTINDIRSILAARGISSDKVAVTGSNRVRMEAASIEETIENAAVTAKRTPRRTFGGQVVGDRPLEIMTVAHVVRNVRRGEVIQASDVELRELTVIRRDDSYPSALHNVVGKEATRTISADLPVSAKDIREPIIVHRNDVVTVYAHAGNVVVRREMLALNDAGVRELVEVQPIEPKHYGRARQVERFQAQVTGPGEAIVLGGHVKVPTSKPLMALPQPEIN; encoded by the coding sequence ATGACGATTGCGACTTTAATTCGTTCCCTTCTCAGCATCATGGTGGCCTTAGTCATTTCCACAGCGGCAATGGCTCAGTCCAGTCAGGTCGTGCTGAAAAGCTCCTCCATGATCGGTGGGCCGTTGGTCCGCTTAGGCGATGTGGCTGATATCGAAGTTCAAGATAGTAATCTTCGTGAAGAACTGACTGACATGGAGTTGATGCCAGCTCCAGGCAAGGATCATTCAACTTACTTGACCATCAACGACATTCGCTCCATCTTGGCCGCTCGTGGAATTTCAAGTGATAAAGTCGCTGTCACAGGCTCGAACCGAGTTCGCATGGAAGCCGCTTCCATCGAAGAAACGATTGAGAATGCCGCCGTCACTGCCAAGAGAACTCCACGTCGAACTTTCGGTGGCCAGGTTGTTGGCGATCGCCCCCTAGAGATCATGACCGTTGCTCATGTCGTGAGAAACGTCCGCCGGGGTGAAGTCATTCAGGCAAGCGACGTTGAACTTCGCGAACTGACCGTCATTCGCCGTGACGACTCCTACCCTTCCGCACTACATAACGTGGTTGGAAAAGAAGCGACTCGGACTATCTCCGCTGATCTGCCGGTTTCCGCCAAAGACATTCGCGAGCCGATCATTGTTCATCGTAACGATGTAGTCACGGTCTACGCACATGCGGGCAATGTGGTAGTACGACGAGAGATGCTGGCCCTTAACGATGCTGGTGTGCGGGAACTGGTCGAAGTCCAACCCATCGAACCAAAACACTACGGCCGTGCTCGCCAAGTGGAGCGATTTCAAGCACAAGTCACTGGTCCCGGGGAAGCGATTGTCCTGGGCGGCCACGTGAAGGTGCCTACCTCGAAACCATTAATGGCGTTGCCGCAACCGGAGATCAACTGA
- the hemC gene encoding hydroxymethylbilane synthase, translating to MNGEPLRIGTRSSPLALWQAHWVAEELKRSGQSVEVVHVSTKGDVTSGPLGEIGGQGLFTKEIQAALLENRVDVAVHSLKDLPTDPTPRLALAAIPSREACGDVLVSRGGFHVDSLPQGAIIGTGSVRRRAQLLHARPDLEIRDIRGNVETRLRKMDEGEYDAIVLAEAGLRRLEMADRIVHVIDKRVMLPAVGQGALGIEVRDSDQRAKTAVGVLHHPDSYQCVQAERVLLAELRGGCLAPVGAWARLEIGRDLLHLDGVVISGDGVQKISAYACGPPTKAAEIGRQVASQLIIQGAQRIISYARTSGGRG from the coding sequence ATGAATGGTGAGCCTCTCCGCATCGGTACGCGCAGCAGTCCCTTAGCTTTATGGCAAGCCCATTGGGTTGCCGAAGAACTTAAGCGAAGCGGTCAGTCCGTTGAAGTCGTTCATGTCTCGACCAAAGGCGATGTCACTTCGGGGCCACTTGGCGAAATTGGCGGCCAAGGCCTGTTCACCAAAGAGATCCAAGCGGCTCTTCTGGAAAATCGGGTCGATGTGGCTGTTCATAGCCTGAAGGATCTTCCCACCGATCCAACTCCTCGCCTTGCATTGGCGGCGATTCCCTCGCGCGAAGCTTGCGGTGACGTGCTCGTCTCCAGAGGTGGATTTCATGTAGATTCACTTCCTCAAGGGGCGATTATAGGCACAGGCAGCGTTCGTCGGCGTGCCCAGCTTCTGCATGCCCGACCCGACCTGGAAATTCGCGATATTCGAGGCAATGTCGAGACGCGTCTTCGAAAAATGGACGAAGGCGAGTACGACGCCATCGTCTTGGCCGAAGCTGGCCTCCGCCGCTTGGAAATGGCCGATCGAATCGTTCACGTGATCGACAAACGCGTCATGTTGCCTGCCGTTGGGCAAGGAGCATTGGGAATTGAAGTCCGCGATTCTGATCAACGAGCCAAAACAGCCGTCGGCGTTCTACATCACCCAGATAGCTATCAGTGTGTCCAAGCCGAACGAGTACTGCTAGCAGAACTACGTGGTGGATGCCTTGCCCCGGTTGGTGCCTGGGCAAGACTCGAAATTGGACGCGATCTTCTGCATCTTGATGGAGTGGTGATCAGCGGAGATGGCGTTCAGAAGATTTCTGCTTACGCCTGCGGACCGCCAACCAAAGCCGCTGAAATCGGACGTCAGGTTGCTTCGCAGCTTATCATTCAAGGCGCTCAGCGTATCATCAGCTATGCGAGAACCTCGGGCGGACGCGGTTAA
- a CDS encoding DUF502 domain-containing protein has product MASELTKTDPKKVGGFYMFRRAVLRGLAIAAPPLLTIVIFIWIFTTIQSYILAPIETTARSTIAWVIQDVHRELPNVAPEETRAEYDSEIYRKTANGQWVPEKIYNFVYEHLHDQPMPASGYGVYEQYVQYRWLKRELTIPSLFAICLLALYFTGKFLAGGLGRMIWNASERHVMQRLPIIRNVYGSVKQVTDFLLNEQEIQFTRVVAVEYPRKGMWSLGFVTSESLLDIKDKAGEPVITILIPTSPMPATGFTINAKKSETIELNITLDQAFQFIVSCGVVVPPQQQTQASPVAGQIQARLKEKEKQDSVDEPQQGNG; this is encoded by the coding sequence ATGGCCAGTGAATTGACGAAGACCGATCCGAAAAAAGTGGGCGGGTTTTATATGTTTCGCCGCGCAGTCCTGCGAGGCTTGGCCATTGCCGCTCCTCCGCTGCTAACGATCGTCATCTTCATTTGGATCTTTACGACGATCCAAAGCTACATACTCGCCCCGATTGAAACGACGGCCCGTTCTACCATTGCCTGGGTCATTCAAGATGTTCATCGCGAACTTCCCAATGTCGCTCCCGAAGAGACCCGGGCCGAGTACGACTCGGAAATCTATCGCAAGACCGCCAACGGCCAGTGGGTCCCGGAAAAGATCTACAACTTCGTTTACGAACATCTTCACGACCAACCGATGCCTGCATCGGGCTACGGTGTGTACGAGCAGTACGTTCAATATCGCTGGCTGAAGCGTGAGCTTACGATTCCTTCCCTTTTCGCTATCTGTTTGCTAGCTCTCTATTTTACCGGGAAATTCCTGGCTGGGGGCTTAGGGCGGATGATCTGGAACGCCTCTGAACGGCATGTCATGCAGAGACTGCCAATCATTCGAAACGTCTACGGCTCTGTAAAACAAGTCACCGACTTCTTGTTAAACGAACAAGAAATTCAGTTCACCCGAGTGGTCGCGGTTGAGTATCCACGTAAGGGGATGTGGTCTCTTGGCTTTGTAACCAGTGAGAGCTTGCTCGATATTAAAGATAAGGCTGGCGAGCCTGTCATTACGATTCTTATACCGACCTCGCCGATGCCTGCTACTGGTTTTACCATTAACGCCAAAAAGAGTGAAACGATCGAACTGAATATCACCCTGGATCAAGCATTTCAGTTCATTGTTAGTTGCGGCGTTGTCGTCCCTCCGCAACAACAAACTCAAGCGTCTCCGGTCGCGGGCCAGATTCAAGCTCGCTTGAAAGAAAAAGAAAAGCAGGACTCCGTGGACGAACCACAGCAGGGCAATGGATAA
- the flgK gene encoding flagellar hook-associated protein FlgK produces the protein MSLFSSLQQANNSLQAAQVGLQVTGNNIANVNTPDYLRQRVIYTPAPTQAVGNLRLGLGVQVEAIVQQVDHFLEERLRGSRSDLAKGEAEENTFTQLDALIGELSDTDLSTSLNNFFGSINDILNQPEDLGVRNLTILRGETLADDISRLYERVRQVQLDTNDRIRDAAGTINGLLTDIADLNGKITVMEGGVTQSDAVGLRDQRQRKLTELSELIGIRAVEQENGSVSVFAGGEYLVTDGIARQVYADEESQDGTNFVNIKIVDFESPIQTDTGRLAGLVNSRDHILGDFLNQLDDFAKSFAFEFNKVFSSGQGLTGYESIEAEHFVNADQWDDALDQVGLPFTPENGSFQVKLLNRQTGISETHDIFVQLNGTNDDTSLEDLRAAFDEIDGLSASISLEGQLQIEADQPNIEFAFADDTSGALAALGLGTFFTGSSATDLGVNEMVSGDPSKFAASKSGIGKDTDNALDLASFSDRALDSFSGTSVASFYKGLVGGVAQTSAVTRGVTEGFRVFKDTLEGQKLGVSGVNLDEEAVRMITFQRQFQASSRIIATLDELLEIMVNL, from the coding sequence ATGTCTCTATTCAGCTCTCTACAACAAGCGAATAATTCCCTGCAAGCAGCCCAGGTTGGGCTGCAAGTGACAGGGAATAATATCGCCAATGTCAACACGCCGGACTACCTTCGCCAGCGTGTGATCTACACGCCTGCGCCAACCCAGGCCGTCGGCAACCTGCGGCTTGGGCTGGGAGTTCAGGTCGAGGCGATCGTTCAACAGGTCGACCACTTCCTCGAAGAACGCCTGCGTGGTTCACGCAGCGATCTCGCCAAAGGAGAAGCCGAGGAAAACACGTTCACGCAACTCGATGCACTTATCGGCGAGTTGAGTGACACAGACCTCAGCACATCGCTCAACAACTTCTTTGGTTCGATCAACGATATCCTTAATCAGCCGGAGGATTTAGGCGTTCGCAACTTGACCATTCTTCGTGGTGAAACGCTAGCGGACGATATCTCTCGGCTTTATGAACGTGTCCGCCAGGTTCAACTCGACACGAATGATCGGATCCGTGATGCGGCCGGAACAATCAATGGCCTACTGACAGACATCGCTGATCTCAATGGAAAAATTACGGTCATGGAAGGGGGCGTCACTCAAAGTGATGCAGTCGGCCTCCGCGATCAACGACAACGAAAGCTAACTGAACTCTCCGAGTTGATTGGCATTCGAGCCGTGGAGCAGGAAAACGGTTCCGTCTCAGTTTTCGCTGGGGGTGAATACCTGGTGACCGACGGGATCGCTCGACAAGTCTACGCCGATGAAGAATCACAGGATGGAACCAACTTCGTAAACATTAAAATTGTCGACTTTGAGTCTCCTATTCAAACCGATACCGGCAGATTGGCGGGCCTGGTAAATTCGCGCGACCACATTCTCGGAGACTTTCTCAATCAGCTTGACGACTTCGCCAAGTCGTTCGCCTTTGAGTTCAACAAGGTCTTCAGTAGTGGCCAAGGCCTTACAGGTTACGAGTCGATTGAAGCAGAACACTTTGTCAACGCCGATCAATGGGACGATGCCCTCGACCAAGTCGGGCTCCCATTCACTCCGGAAAATGGCTCGTTCCAAGTCAAGCTTCTCAATCGACAGACAGGCATCTCCGAAACCCACGACATCTTCGTACAACTCAACGGTACGAACGACGATACCTCGCTGGAAGATTTAAGAGCGGCATTCGACGAAATAGATGGCCTGTCCGCTTCGATCAGCCTAGAAGGCCAACTTCAGATTGAAGCGGATCAACCCAACATTGAATTTGCTTTCGCAGATGATACCAGCGGGGCGTTAGCAGCATTGGGGTTGGGCACGTTCTTCACAGGGTCTTCGGCCACTGATCTGGGCGTGAATGAAATGGTAAGTGGTGATCCGTCCAAATTCGCGGCCAGCAAATCAGGCATCGGCAAAGACACCGACAATGCGTTGGATCTTGCGTCGTTTTCCGATCGCGCACTGGACTCGTTTAGCGGTACGTCCGTCGCATCGTTTTACAAAGGCTTAGTTGGAGGAGTAGCCCAAACTTCCGCAGTCACGAGGGGAGTCACCGAGGGTTTTCGCGTATTCAAGGATACGCTCGAAGGACAAAAGCTCGGCGTTAGTGGCGTCAACCTCGACGAGGAAGCTGTCCGCATGATTACCTTTCAACGTCAGTTTCAGGCATCCTCGCGAATCATCGCCACACTAGACGAACTATTAGAGATTATGGTCAACCTGTAA
- a CDS encoding rod-binding protein — MNVNTLTSASGAAAPQGELREKFDQFVGESMFGQMLKSMRESLGKPAYLHGGRAEEVFQSQLDQLMVEKISDASAEQISQPMFELFTANMGNRHEASELSSYVSEDEAEQAIKQLGALQQQNKNQDNETSSAALSQLDISI; from the coding sequence ATGAACGTCAATACGCTAACTTCAGCATCCGGCGCAGCGGCCCCCCAAGGCGAACTGCGCGAGAAGTTCGACCAGTTCGTTGGCGAATCGATGTTCGGACAGATGCTTAAGAGCATGCGAGAGTCTCTCGGCAAACCGGCCTACCTTCATGGTGGTCGCGCCGAGGAAGTCTTTCAGTCACAGTTAGATCAGTTAATGGTCGAGAAGATTTCCGACGCGAGTGCCGAGCAAATTTCCCAGCCGATGTTCGAGCTTTTCACCGCTAACATGGGCAATCGACACGAGGCTTCCGAGCTTTCCTCGTATGTAAGCGAAGACGAAGCTGAGCAGGCCATCAAGCAACTTGGTGCTCTGCAGCAGCAAAATAAAAACCAAGACAATGAAACGAGTTCGGCTGCCTTGTCGCAGCTGGATATCTCTATTTAA